Below is a genomic region from Methanococcus vannielii SB.
GTTTTGTTTACCATTATTCCAGTTAGTTTGTGGTCTGCACCAAGTAAATTTACTGCAAAATCACAGTTTTCCATTTTAGTCATGTGATAAGCAACGTCCCTTGTTGAATATAAGCTCGTACCGTTAAGTCTTGCAAGAACCAACTTTTTTTCTATTCCAAATTCAGAAAGATCCAACCTATAAACATCTTCTTCGGTAACTTTTCCAGTTTCCATTAATCTATTTATTACATTTCTAACCAGTCCACTTCTTACAAATTCACTTTCCCAGACAAATTTATCGTGATGTATGTTTAATGTTGAAAGCGTTTCCTTAAATCCAGTGAGGGCATATTCTACGGCATTCTTAAATTTTTCAGTAATTTCATTTTCAATGCCATTTTCCATTGCTTCTTCATAATTTTTCATTAAGTTTAGAATTTCTTGCTCTAACTCTTCATTCTCATTTAGTAACTTATTTGCTTCAACATACGTTTGTCCAATTGCATGGTCAGATTTTTTCGATTTATCGAGTTTAAATCTATCATTTCCAAAAACAACAATTGCTTCTTGCCTACCCATATCATTTACATAATACTGGGTTTCTACAGTATATCCTGCTGCATTCAGTATTCTTTTTAAGCTGTCCCCAATAACCATGTTTCTACCATGTCCAATATGAAATGGGCCATTAGGATTTGCCGAAGTATGCTCTAAAATAACTTTTTTATTTTTTAAATCGCTTTTTCCAAAATTTTCCTGTTTTGAGTTAATTTCTAAAGTAGTTTCTTTTGAAAAAACAGAATAATCCATGAAAAAATTAATGTAGCCATTCAAACTTTCTATTTTTTCAATTCCCGGAATACTTAAAGATGAGGTAATTTCCTCCGCAATTATTTTTGGGGCCTTTTTAAGCTCTTTTGAAAGTCGGAATGCAATGTTTGTTGAATAATCCCCCATATTTATGGAAGGAGGTTCATCAAGTCTGATTTCGATTTGTTTTCCCGTTAAATCCAGTACTTTTTTCTCAATTGCAACCACTATCAATTTTTTAACGTCCATATTATGCCTCGCCGTGTTTTCAAAATTTAAGAGTATTTGGGTATATTTAAGTATATTTAAGAATGTTTAAATATTTTAAGACTTTAAAAGTAATATATATTCATGATGTTTAAATATATATAATTAAACAGGAAAAGAGTCTCTTTTATTGCAGTATTAGTATTTAACATGGGTATTACATAACTTTGTATTACAATAACTAGTAAATTACAGGATATGCCAATAATCAATTAAGTATTAAGTAGTGATATTCTAAAGAATTAAGATTTTTAACGGCGAGATAGTATGAAGACTGAAATGACGAATGTTGATATAAGTGTTGCAGTTAATGAACTCCAAAGCTTAATTGGGGCGAAATTTGATAAAGCATTTTTATTAAGTGGCTCTGACGGGAAAGAATTAGTTTTAAAAGTGCATCTTCCTGAAGTAGGGTCAAAAGAAATAGCGATAGGCCTTGGAAAATATAAATATATTACAATTACAGAATATGAAAGAGAAAAACCAAAAAATCCCCCTTCCTTTGCAATGCTACTTAGAAAAAACTTGAATAATATTAAAATAACGAGTATAGAACAGCACAATTTTGATAGAATTGTACTATTCAATTTTGAATGGAATGAATTAAAGTATAAATTGATTATCGAGTTATTTGGGGAAGGGAATGCAATATTACTTGATAAAAATGATGTGATAATTCTTCCATTAAAAATTGAACGGTGGAGTACAAGAAATGTTGTTCCAAAAGAAATTTATAAATTCCCTCCTCAAAAAGATCTTGAACCAAAGAATTTAGGGTATTCTATTGCAAAAGACCTGTTCTTTGAAGAATTTAAAAAAGAAGAAAACGTAAATACAGAGGTCGTTAGAATTGTTTCTAGAATTTTTGGACTTTCTGGAGTTTATGCAGAAGAAATATGCACCATTTCTAACGTTAACAAAAGTATTAAAAATCCAAACGAACAGGAACTTGAAGACCTGTTTTTTGGAACAAAACAATTTTTTAATAGAGTATTCAATGAAATTTGTTCTAAAATCACTATTAAAAATAATGAATATGTTAATATTGACCCTATTTCCCTTAAAATTCATGAAAAAATACCTGAAAATGAAATTAAAAATTATGAGAGTTTTCTTGTAGCACTTGATGAATATTTTTCAAGATTTATTATAAAAAAAGAGATTAAACAAGCTGAAACTAAGATTAATAAGCTTGTAAAAAAACAGGAACGAATATTAAACAGTCAGCTTGAAACAAAGGAAAAATACGAAAAACAGTCCGTTTTAAATCAAGAAAAGGGCGACTTGATTTATGCCAATTATATGGATGTTGATGAGATACTTTCAACAATAAGATCTGCAAGAGAAAAAATGGACTGGAATGCGATAAAAGAAGTTATCAATAAGAATAAAGATCATCAAATTTTAGGGAAAATTATAAGTGTAAACGAGAAAAATGCAGAAATAAGTTTAAAGTTATCTTTAGACTACGGTAATGGAATTATTGAAAAAAATGTAGTATTGGACTTAAGAAAAAATGCTTTTGAGAGTGCTGACGACTTTTATCAAAAATCAAAGAAGTTTAAAAATAAAGTTAGTGGAGTAATTGAAGCCTTAAAAATTTCTGAAAAGAAGTTGAATGAATTAAAAGAAAAAGAAAAAACAGATTCGGAAGTTCTCCGTGAAAAGGAGGAAAATATAAAGAAAAAAGAGAAAAAATTACTAAAATGGTATGAAAAATTAAAATGGACCCTAATTGATGGATATTTAATTGTTGCAGGAAAGGATGCAACTACCAATGAAATGATTATAAAAAGATACGTTGAAAAAAACGATATAGTATTTCACACGTTAATGGACGGAGCACCATTTACAGTAATTAAAATGAAAGATTCTGAAAAGGCACCTGAAGAAAAAACACTATTTGAGGTTTCTAAGTTTGCAGCATCACACTCAAGAGCATGGAAACTTGGAGTAGGGAGTGCCGACGTTTATTGGGTTATGCCTGACCAGATTTCAAAGACTGCGGAAAGTGGAGAGTACTTAAAAAAGGGTGCATTTGTTATTCGTGGAAAGAGAAATTTCATTAGAAGTGCTGCACTTGATTTAGGTGTCGGGATTTTTGAATATGATGGAGAACTTAAGCTAACTACTGGAACTGAAAATTCTTTAAAAGATTCATCTAAAAAATGGGTAATTTTAAAGTCCAGTAAAAAGAAAAAGAGTGATCTTGTAAAAGAAATTTTAAAAGAATTTAGTGAATTTGGAATTGATGATGAAGATGTACTTAGAATACTTCCACCTGGAGAAAGCGAGCTAAAAATAAAGTAATTTCAATTTTAACCTCAGAATAGTGATATGAAAAAGATAATAAATATATCTTAAAATACTTTAGAGAGGGTTTTTTATGAAAAATACAATTGAAAGAAGTTTTGAAATTAAGGATTATAGGATTGATGAAACGGATTTTGGAGATTTCTGGATGAATTTTGAAAATAAGGAAAAATTATCAGTAAAAATAACTTATATTCCAAAAGAAAAATCTAAATTTACCAAAAATGATGTAAATCGTATTATTAGTTGCATAATTGAAAAAAGTAAATATTTTAAAGAAAATCTTCCCAAAAATATAGGTGTAAATGTTTTATTTAAAAACCTTGGCGAAAAATGCTTTAAACCTGAAGAAAATGAAATTAAAGACCTTGAAATTAAAGAAATGGATGAAATAAGCGTCATGTTCTATTTTACAGTTTTATACCATATTTAAAAATATTTAAAAAAAATGGAATATTATGCCATTTTTATTTTATGCCCATTAACTTTCTAAGAACCATTGATGTACCCATTGAACACATTATGTACCATCCAAGCCAGCCGAGTGCTTGATCTGAAACAACTCCAAATCCGCCGTGGTAAAATATTCCGCCAATCCAGTGCCATATTCCAACAAATAGTACTTTTGAGATAATTATGGGTAGTTCAACAATAACTCCGTTCCATGCGGGAGTCATTGTATGATAAATTCCTCCAAAGTCATAAACGTGCCTAAGATATGCAAATATTATAATTATCGGAACCCATGTGTATATCATAGGTTTAAAACTCATTTTCATCATTTCCATTTGCATTTCCATCATTCTTTGCTGTTCTTTTTGTAGTCCAGCCATTAATTCTGGGTCTTTTGATGCTTTTCTAGCTTTAACCTGAAATTCTTGAAGTTCTTTTTTTAATTCTGCCATTCTTCCTTGATTAACTAGTAATTTAGTCGCTAAATTTATAATAAACGACACTAAAAGAGCGGTAAGAAATATAAAGATTGCAGGTTCCATTGTTTGTACCATCGGTAAAAAAATCGCATCCATTGAAGAATAAAATGCGGAATAAATAGATTCAAACATGTCTTTTCCCCTTTTACAAAATCGAATAAAGTTATAAATCAATTAAAAAAGTTAAAATATAAATAGATTATCTTAAAACCGAAATTAATTCTTCCACTGCATTGTCAACTAAACCGTTTTTATTTTTTACTATTTTTACGGTAGCACCAGTTAATACCCCGTAAGCCATTGCTGCACATCGGTTCATAAACTGGTGTTCTTCAATACTTTTCGTGGTCTCTAAGTCCCTATTTCGTGATTCATCACCCATTCTTCTCATTAATATCTCATCACCATCTGTTTCAACGACAATTACCATATCAGGATTTAATTCATTTAATACCCATGCTGGAAGGCCCGGTAAGTAACCTTTTGGCGTTTTTACAGTGCTATGTGTGTCAACTGCAACCGGAGAGTGCTTTGAAAGTTCTGCAATCTTTCGTCCTGCCATTTTTTGAATTCTTTTTTGTGTTTCAGGGTTTAATTTTCGCATTTGGTCTCTTTCTTCGGCTAAAC
It encodes:
- a CDS encoding adenylate kinase codes for the protein MKNNVVVVTGVPGVGSTTVMQKAMDKLIEEKISYKMVNFGSMMFEVAKEEGLAEERDQMRKLNPETQKRIQKMAGRKIAELSKHSPVAVDTHSTVKTPKGYLPGLPAWVLNELNPDMVIVVETDGDEILMRRMGDESRNRDLETTKSIEEHQFMNRCAAMAYGVLTGATVKIVKNKNGLVDNAVEELISVLR
- a CDS encoding EMC3/TMCO1 family protein; protein product: MFESIYSAFYSSMDAIFLPMVQTMEPAIFIFLTALLVSFIINLATKLLVNQGRMAELKKELQEFQVKARKASKDPELMAGLQKEQQRMMEMQMEMMKMSFKPMIYTWVPIIIIFAYLRHVYDFGGIYHTMTPAWNGVIVELPIIISKVLFVGIWHWIGGIFYHGGFGVVSDQALGWLGWYIMCSMGTSMVLRKLMGIK
- the rqcH gene encoding ribosome rescue protein RqcH — translated: MKTEMTNVDISVAVNELQSLIGAKFDKAFLLSGSDGKELVLKVHLPEVGSKEIAIGLGKYKYITITEYEREKPKNPPSFAMLLRKNLNNIKITSIEQHNFDRIVLFNFEWNELKYKLIIELFGEGNAILLDKNDVIILPLKIERWSTRNVVPKEIYKFPPQKDLEPKNLGYSIAKDLFFEEFKKEENVNTEVVRIVSRIFGLSGVYAEEICTISNVNKSIKNPNEQELEDLFFGTKQFFNRVFNEICSKITIKNNEYVNIDPISLKIHEKIPENEIKNYESFLVALDEYFSRFIIKKEIKQAETKINKLVKKQERILNSQLETKEKYEKQSVLNQEKGDLIYANYMDVDEILSTIRSAREKMDWNAIKEVINKNKDHQILGKIISVNEKNAEISLKLSLDYGNGIIEKNVVLDLRKNAFESADDFYQKSKKFKNKVSGVIEALKISEKKLNELKEKEKTDSEVLREKEENIKKKEKKLLKWYEKLKWTLIDGYLIVAGKDATTNEMIIKRYVEKNDIVFHTLMDGAPFTVIKMKDSEKAPEEKTLFEVSKFAASHSRAWKLGVGSADVYWVMPDQISKTAESGEYLKKGAFVIRGKRNFIRSAALDLGVGIFEYDGELKLTTGTENSLKDSSKKWVILKSSKKKKSDLVKEILKEFSEFGIDDEDVLRILPPGESELKIK
- the argS gene encoding arginine--tRNA ligase produces the protein MDVKKLIVVAIEKKVLDLTGKQIEIRLDEPPSINMGDYSTNIAFRLSKELKKAPKIIAEEITSSLSIPGIEKIESLNGYINFFMDYSVFSKETTLEINSKQENFGKSDLKNKKVILEHTSANPNGPFHIGHGRNMVIGDSLKRILNAAGYTVETQYYVNDMGRQEAIVVFGNDRFKLDKSKKSDHAIGQTYVEANKLLNENEELEQEILNLMKNYEEAMENGIENEITEKFKNAVEYALTGFKETLSTLNIHHDKFVWESEFVRSGLVRNVINRLMETGKVTEEDVYRLDLSEFGIEKKLVLARLNGTSLYSTRDVAYHMTKMENCDFAVNLLGADHKLTGIMVNKTLALLGYNEAEIVFYEFISLPEGSMSTRQGRFISMDELFEEAKLRAREEVKKREVAKTEEEIEEIAKKIAVGAVRYNIVRISPEKPMVFRWDEALDFEKVGCPVIQYAHARCSRILENCEPSGLVNSKNLFEYEMAENEKIIVKLISKLPEIVEKSAEVRKPQILANYALELAQGFNKFYGNCRILKEENETVRNSRIMIVNSTKLVLENSLDLLGIEMPGKM